One part of the Vicia villosa cultivar HV-30 ecotype Madison, WI unplaced genomic scaffold, Vvil1.0 ctg.001376F_1_1, whole genome shotgun sequence genome encodes these proteins:
- the LOC131634901 gene encoding NDR1/HIN1-like protein 13, with translation MEERASPPPPPPPQYYDSKPQLPDIGHGTYVVQVPKDQIYRIPPPENARIAELHRKPPTKETNRTRCCCIVFIIIFLAIVILIGGVLGGLFSMVLTPTDPKFSIQHFLLQSKPRSQYKITIQAQNPNTNVDILYTEGGDVSLSLKNKKIASGDYPSFSQANLNSTNFDVTLKSSTTKLPKEVEESKKNDKKKVRVTFSLSINVQAQMKLSLLQSGSMTYKVTCRVTVNSLAKTTKVVSQECETKKQ, from the coding sequence ATGGAGGAGCGGGCCTCACCGCCGCCACCACCTCCTCCACAATATTATGATTCTAAACCCCAATTACCTGACATTGGCCATGGCACCTATGTTGTCCAAGTCCCTAAGGACCAAATCTACCGCATTCCACCACCCGAAAATGCTCGTATTGCCGAGCTTCATCGAAAACCTCCCACTAAGGAGACAAACCGGACACGTTGTTGTTGTATtgtattcatcatcatctttctCGCTATTGTCATTTTGATTGGAGGTGTTTTAGGTGGCCTTTTTTCCATGGTACTTACACCAACGGATCCAAAGTTTTCAATCCAACACTTTCTCTTACAAAGCAAACCCCGTTCACAATACAAAATCACAATACAAGCCCAAAATCCAAATACAAATGTGGACATTTTATATACAGAAGGAGGAGATGTTTCACtctctttaaaaaataaaaaaattgcttCAGGTGATTATCCATCATTCTCTCAAGCCAATCTAAATTCAACAAATTTTGACGTAACTTTAAAAAGCTCAACAACAAAATTGCCTAAGGAAGttgaagaaagcaagaaaaatgatAAGAAGAAAGTGCGTGTTACATTTTCTTTATCAATTAATGTCCAAGCTCAAATGAAATTGAGCTTGCTTCAAAGCGGGTCAATGACATACAAGGTTACTTGTCGTGTAACTGTTAATTCATTGGCCAAAACTACAAAAGTAGTTTCTCAAGAATGTGAAACTAAAAAACAGTAG